The Primulina tabacum isolate GXHZ01 chromosome 1, ASM2559414v2, whole genome shotgun sequence genome contains the following window.
CGGCCGCGGGAACGGTCGGATGTTGAAGATTCCGTGTCATTCCGATCACCGCCGTGGCAAAGCCGAGGGCTCGATGAGTTTCTGATTCGAGAAATTCCAACCTTCCAGTATAGAGAGTGTGAATCAGCAGAAATCTGTAACAGTAGCAGCAGATTTTTGAAATGTGTGGTCTGTTTGAATGAGTTCCAAGAAAATGACTTGTTGAGAGCTCTTCCCAAGTGTGCTCATGCCTTCCATTCAGATTGTATTGATGTGTGGCTGCAAAAGAACTCCAACTGCCCTTTGTGCAGATCAACTATTTCGGACAGGAACGGGTATCAGATCGAGAAAATAATCGCACCAAATTCATCACCTCAAGATTCGGAACCAGTTGGTGGCAGAAATATTGGGGGGTATGAAGACTTTGTAGCGAGGGAAGATGGAACAGGGAGTTTATCCAGTAGACAGCAAGAAACAATATTTAGAGGTGATTTGAACAGATTCTTGGTGCAATCTTTAAGTCATTCCTCAAGAAAGTTTCAGAAATCGAAACCCGGAAAGTTTGAAAAAGTTTCGAGCATGGGAGACGAAGGGATTGATGTAAGACACGAAGATCATCAGTTTTCGGTTCAGCCCATCCGAAGATCCTTTTCAATGGATTCTGCTGTGGATCGCCATGTATATATATCAGTTCAAGAGATTTTAGTGCATAATAGgaatcttagacatgctagaaACAGTGAAGAAAGCAGAAGCCAAAGATCCATTTTTTCTTTTGGACA
Protein-coding sequences here:
- the LOC142519021 gene encoding RING-H2 finger protein ATL1-like; translated protein: MEAAPNLSFTSESLAPCPPASANNSFTVLAIAVLCIAAAVFLLLSYYVFVIKGYFRWQQIDPLRHFSFRPRERSDVEDSVSFRSPPWQSRGLDEFLIREIPTFQYRECESAEICNSSSRFLKCVVCLNEFQENDLLRALPKCAHAFHSDCIDVWLQKNSNCPLCRSTISDRNGYQIEKIIAPNSSPQDSEPVGGRNIGGYEDFVAREDGTGSLSSRQQETIFRGDLNRFLVQSLSHSSRKFQKSKPGKFEKVSSMGDEGIDVRHEDHQFSVQPIRRSFSMDSAVDRHVYISVQEILVHNRNLRHARNSEESRSQRSIFSFGHGSISRNAVLPVEL